One Actinomycetota bacterium genomic window carries:
- a CDS encoding alpha/beta hydrolase, which translates to MSTSTVMCGRSSPDVLDALELESTDVLANSIGGYWAAVFTLAVPHRVHRLVIAGVPPGVVRDAPLPLRVMGLPAVGPAVARLVMGKPSQEGSRKFWGQMLVAHPELLPDELLDVDAAHMRRNAADIRELLYILIGPRGIRRHLVLGNRWNTIEVPTLLLFGEHDAFMTPRMMHAWERIAAACPSIDVVRAPGAGHLPWIDEPEFVVGEIEGFLDAADD; encoded by the coding sequence ATGTCGACCTCCACAGTCATGTGCGGTCGTTCCTCGCCGGACGTCCTCGACGCCCTCGAGCTCGAGTCGACCGACGTCCTCGCGAACTCGATCGGAGGCTATTGGGCCGCGGTCTTCACGCTCGCCGTACCGCATCGGGTACATCGACTCGTCATCGCGGGCGTGCCGCCGGGGGTGGTCCGCGATGCCCCGCTCCCCCTCCGCGTGATGGGGCTCCCGGCCGTGGGACCGGCGGTCGCACGCCTCGTGATGGGGAAACCGTCGCAAGAGGGAAGCCGGAAGTTCTGGGGCCAGATGCTCGTGGCCCACCCCGAGCTGCTCCCGGACGAGCTCCTCGACGTCGACGCGGCGCACATGCGACGGAACGCGGCGGATATCCGAGAGCTCCTCTACATCCTGATCGGGCCCCGCGGGATACGTCGCCACCTCGTGCTCGGGAACCGATGGAACACCATCGAAGTGCCGACGCTGCTCCTCTTCGGTGAACACGATGCGTTCATGACACCCCGGATGATGCACGCATGGGAGAGGATCGCCGCGGCCTGTCCCAGCATCGACGTCGTTCGAGCACCCGGAGCGGGGCATCTGCCGTGGATCGACGAACCCGAGTTCGTCGTCGGTGAGATCGAAGGGTTCCTCGATGCTGCTGATGACTGA